In Brachybacterium fresconis, the genomic stretch GCATCATCCGACGCGGCGCGAAGCTGCTGTACGCCTACGCCGAGGCCACCGTCCCGCTGGTCACGGTCATCACCCGCAAGGCCTACGGCGGCGCGTACATCGTGATGGGCTCGAAGGACCTCGGGGCGGACATCAACCTCGCCTGGCCCACCGCCCAGATCGCCGTGATGGGCTCGCAGGGCGCGGTCAGCATCCTGCACCGCCAGCACCTGCGCACCGTGCAGGAGGAGGGCGGTGACGTCGCCGCCGAGCGCACCGGTCTGGAGACGGAGTACGAGGAGCAGTTCGCCACCCCGTACACCGCCGCCGAGCGCGGCTGGATCGACGGCGTGATCCGCCCGTCCGACACCCGCCTCGAGATCGCTCGGGCGCTGCGGGCGCTGCGCACCAAGCGCGACTCCCTGCCCACCAAGAAGCACGGGAACATCCCGCTGTGAGCGAGCAGGCCTCCTCCGCCGAGCAGCCGGTCGCACCCCGTGCCGACGTCCGTCTGGTCCAGGGCCGTCTGGCCGCCGACGAGCTGGCGGCGATCGCCGTCGTGGTCTCGGCGATGAGCGTCACCAGCCGTCTGGAGGCGGACGAACGGGCCCTGGCCCAGGGCCGCGCCGGAGGACCGGGCGCCTGGAGCGACCCCGTGCACAGCCATCCGCGCTCGCACGCCCTGCGCCACCATGCCTCGGCCGCGGCCTGGCAGTTCTCCGACCGCTGAGCCGTCACCGACGCGGAGCAGCGATTCGAGCTGCCCCGCTGCCTGGGCCGGCCCGGCCCCTCCTGCCCTGCACGATCGGCCGACGGGTCCAGGAGCAGCTGCGCGAACGCGACGGCGGTCCTGCCCGCTGCTTCCCCTTCCGAGCCCTCGACCTGGGCAACCCGCCGCTTTCCGTCCTCGAAGGAGTCCTGTCATGACGACGCCGTCCACGCCCCTCCCGGAGCCCGATGCGGTGACCGGCCTGCCGGACCACGATCCGCTGCTGCTGCTCGCCTCCGCCTCGGCCGGCCGCCGCGCCACGCTGCGTGCCGCCCGCATCGAGCACGGCACCCTGCCGGTCGACCTCGACGAGGAGGCGATCCTCGCGGCGGCCCGCGAGCGCGCCGCCGCCACCGGAGATCCCGAGGACGCCCTCACGCCTGCTGAGGAGGTGCTGCTGCTGGCCCGCGAGAAGGCGCTGGCCGCGACCGCCCGCAGCGAGGGCGGCTACGTGGTGCTCGGCGGCGACTCGATGCTCGAGCTCGACGGCGTCTCCATCGGCAAGCCCCACACCCCCGAGCGGGCCGCCCGGCGCTGGCGGGAGATGCGGGGACGCACGGCGACCCTGCACTCCGGGCACTGGCTGGTCGACGACCGCGACGAGGCCGACGGCGGCACGGCGGCGACCTTCGGGGCCACCGCGAGCTGCCGCGTCACCTTCGCGGAGGTGACCGACGAGGAGATCGACGCCTATGTCGCCACCGGCGAGCCCCTCGGCGTGGCCGGAGGATTCACCCTCGACGGCGTGGCAGGGCCGTTCGTCGAAGGCGTCGAGGGCGACCCGCACGCCGTCGTCGGCCTCTCCCTGCCGCTGCTGCGCCGGATGCTGGGCGAGATCGGCATCGCCGTCCACGAGCTGTGGGATGAGGCACTGCCCGCCAGCGCCGCCGGGGACTCCCCCGCCACCACGCCGCCGCCTGCGACCGCGTGAGCCCACGCGGTACTAGACTCGGCCTCTGCTGACTCCCGGAAGGAACTCTCGCCCATGCCCGCACGCTCCTCCAAGCCCCGCCCCCTGTCCACGGTGCTGATCGCCAACCGTGGAGAGATCGCGGTGCGGGTCGCCCGAGCCTGCCGGGATGCCGGGCTCCGTTCGGTCGCCGTGTACGCCGATCCGGACCGCGACGCCCTGCACACGCAGATCGCCGACGAGGCCTACGCCCTGGGCGGCACCACCGCCGCCAGCTCCTACCTGGTCGTCGACAAGATCCTGGACATCGCCCACCGCTCCGGGGCCGACGCGATCCATCCCGGCTACGGATTCCTCTCCGAGCGCGCCGACTTCGCCCAGGCCGTCATCGACGCCGGGCTGACCTGGATCGGCCCGCCCCCGTCGGCCATCGAGAAGCTCGGCGACAAGGTCTCGGCCCGCCACATCGCCCAGAAGGCCGGCGCGCCGCTGGTCGCCGGCACCAAGGATCCCGTCCAGAACTCCGACGAGGTCGTGGACTTCGCCCGCGCCAACGGGCTGCCGATCGCCATCAAGGCCGCCTTCGGCGGCGGCGGCCGCGGCCTGAAGGTCGCCCGGGAGGAGTCCGAGGTGCGCGAGCTGTTCGACTCCGCCGTGCGCGAGGCGACGGCCGCCTTCGGACGCGGCGAATGCTTCGTGGAGCGCTACCTCGACGCACCCCGGCACGTGGAGACCCAGTGCCTCGCGGACATGCACGGCACCGTCCAGGTGGTCTCCACCCGGGACTGCTCCCTGCAGCGCCGTCATCAGAAGCTGGTCGAGGAGGCGCCCGCGCCCTTCCTCTCCTCCCAGCAGAACGCGCAGCTGATCTCCTCCTCCAAGGCCATCCTGCGCGAGGCCGGATACGTCGGGGCCGGCACCTGCGAGTTCCTCGTCGGGGCCGACGGCACCATCTCCTTCCTCGAGGTCAACACGCGCCTGCAGGTGGAGCACCCCGTGACCGAGGAGGTCGCCGGCGTCGACCTGGTGCGCGAGCAGCTGCGCATCGCCGCCGGCGAGACCATCTCCGCACAGGATCCCGTCTCGCGCGGGCACTCCTTCGAGTTCCGCATCAACGGCGAGGACCCGGGTCGCGGCTTCATGCCCGCCCCCGGCCGGATCCAGCGCTACGACCTGCCCTCCGGCCCCGGTGTGCGCATCGAATCGGGCGTGCGCGCGGGAGACGAGATCTCCGGCGCCTTCGACTCCATGCTGGCCAAGCTCGTGATCACCGGCGCCACCCGGCAGGAGGCTCTCGAGCGCTCCCGTCGGGCGCTGGCCGAGTTCCGCATCGACGGCCTCCCGACGGTCCTGCCCTTCCACCGGACGGTGGTCGAGGACCCGGCCTTCGCCCCGGCCGACCCGGAGGAGCCCTTCACCGTCCACACCCGCTGGATCGAGACCGCCTTCCACAACGATCTCCCGGCCGCCCCGCTGCCCGCTCAGCCCGACGAGCCCGAGGATCGCGAGGCCGTCGTGGTCGAGGTCGACGGCCGCCGGGTCGAGATCAGCCTCCCCGCCTCCCTGCGCGCGCCGCAGCAGCCGGTGCACCAGCGCCGCAAGCGCAGCCACCGCGGGGTGGGCGAGTCCGCCGCCGGAGGCAACGCGGTGACGGCACCCATGCAGGGGACCATCGTGAAGATCGTCGCCGAGGAGGGCCAGAGCGTGGCCGACGGCGACCTGCTGGTCGTCCTCGAGGCGATGAAGATGGAGCAGCCCATCACGGCGCACCGCTCCGGGATCGTCAAGAACCTGGCCGCCGAGATCGGCGCGACCGTCTCGGCGGGCGCCGTGCTCTGCCAGATCGAGGACTGACCCGGGCAGGGCCTCCCCTGCGGGTCCCTCCGCCCTGTCAGCGGGTGACGGTGATGCTCGCGCGGCGGGCGACCTCCGCGAGGGAGCCGGTCAGCGAGGGGTAGACGGTGGACGTATCGGCGACCTGGTCCGCCGTGAGCCGATGGGCGACCGCCAGGGTGTAGGGCAGGATCAGCTCGCTGGCCCGCGGGGAGACCACCACCGCACCGAGCACGGTGTGGGAGCCGGGGCGCACGATGAGCTTCACGAAGCCCTCGGAGAGCCCCTGCATCTTCGCGCGGGGGTTCGTGTCCAGGGGCAGCGTGAGCACCTCGCCGGCGACGACGCCGTCGGTCACGTCCTGCTCGCTCACCCCGACCACCGCGATCTCCGGGCTGGTGAAGATCGCCGAGGAGACCTGCGCGGAGATCAGCGGGGAGACCGCATCGCCCAGGGCGTGGTGCATGGCGATGCGCCCCTGCATGGCGGCGACCGAGGCCAGCGGGTACACGCCGGTGCAGTCGCCGGCGGCGTAGACGCCGCGCACGGAGGTGCGCGAGACGCGGTCGGTGTCGATGTGGCCGCTGTCCTTGATCCGCACGCCCGCGTCCGCGAGGCCCAGGTCGGCGGTCCAGGGGATTCCCCCGAGAGCCATCAGCGCATGGCTGCCGGCGATCTCCTCGCCCGAGGTGAGGGTGACGATCACGCCGTCCTCCGTGCGGCGCACGGAGGCGGCGCGCGATCGGGACTGCACGTGCACACCGCGCCGGGCGAAGGCGTCCTCGAGCACGTCGGCCGCGTCCCCGTCGGTGCCGGGCAGCACCTTCGCTCGGGAGGAGACCAGGGTGACCTCGCTGCCCAGGGCCCGGTAGGCGCTGGCGAACTCGGCCCCGGTCACGCCGGAGCCGACCACGATCAGGTGCTCGGGCAGGCTCTCCAGCGCGTACACCTGGGTCCAGTTCAGGATCCGCTCCCCATCGCAGGGTCCGGTCTCCAGCTCGCGGGGGCGGGCGCCGACGGCCAGCAGGATCACGTCGGCCCCGAAAGAATCGTGCACCTCGCCGGAGGCGTCGAGGACCTCCACGGCGGAGGCCCCGGCGAGGCGTCCGCGCCCGTCGACGATCTGCACGCCGGCGTCCTCCAGGCTCGCGCGGATGTCCGCGGACTGTGCTGCTGCGAGGCGCTGGACGCGGGCGTT encodes the following:
- a CDS encoding Maf family protein, which encodes MTTPSTPLPEPDAVTGLPDHDPLLLLASASAGRRATLRAARIEHGTLPVDLDEEAILAAARERAAATGDPEDALTPAEEVLLLAREKALAATARSEGGYVVLGGDSMLELDGVSIGKPHTPERAARRWREMRGRTATLHSGHWLVDDRDEADGGTAATFGATASCRVTFAEVTDEEIDAYVATGEPLGVAGGFTLDGVAGPFVEGVEGDPHAVVGLSLPLLRRMLGEIGIAVHELWDEALPASAAGDSPATTPPPATA
- a CDS encoding acetyl/propionyl/methylcrotonyl-CoA carboxylase subunit alpha — encoded protein: MPARSSKPRPLSTVLIANRGEIAVRVARACRDAGLRSVAVYADPDRDALHTQIADEAYALGGTTAASSYLVVDKILDIAHRSGADAIHPGYGFLSERADFAQAVIDAGLTWIGPPPSAIEKLGDKVSARHIAQKAGAPLVAGTKDPVQNSDEVVDFARANGLPIAIKAAFGGGGRGLKVAREESEVRELFDSAVREATAAFGRGECFVERYLDAPRHVETQCLADMHGTVQVVSTRDCSLQRRHQKLVEEAPAPFLSSQQNAQLISSSKAILREAGYVGAGTCEFLVGADGTISFLEVNTRLQVEHPVTEEVAGVDLVREQLRIAAGETISAQDPVSRGHSFEFRINGEDPGRGFMPAPGRIQRYDLPSGPGVRIESGVRAGDEISGAFDSMLAKLVITGATRQEALERSRRALAEFRIDGLPTVLPFHRTVVEDPAFAPADPEEPFTVHTRWIETAFHNDLPAAPLPAQPDEPEDREAVVVEVDGRRVEISLPASLRAPQQPVHQRRKRSHRGVGESAAGGNAVTAPMQGTIVKIVAEEGQSVADGDLLVVLEAMKMEQPITAHRSGIVKNLAAEIGATVSAGAVLCQIED
- a CDS encoding NAD(P)H-quinone dehydrogenase, with the protein product MEGVSDPSTALASDPHRVARAGDRSRVVIIGGGPGGYEAALTAARQGAETVLIEERGIGGAAVLTDVVPSKTLIATADVLDVVGTSQQLGIRDAEDGSAPGAGSLDVDLGAVNARVQRLAAAQSADIRASLEDAGVQIVDGRGRLAGASAVEVLDASGEVHDSFGADVILLAVGARPRELETGPCDGERILNWTQVYALESLPEHLIVVGSGVTGAEFASAYRALGSEVTLVSSRAKVLPGTDGDAADVLEDAFARRGVHVQSRSRAASVRRTEDGVIVTLTSGEEIAGSHALMALGGIPWTADLGLADAGVRIKDSGHIDTDRVSRTSVRGVYAAGDCTGVYPLASVAAMQGRIAMHHALGDAVSPLISAQVSSAIFTSPEIAVVGVSEQDVTDGVVAGEVLTLPLDTNPRAKMQGLSEGFVKLIVRPGSHTVLGAVVVSPRASELILPYTLAVAHRLTADQVADTSTVYPSLTGSLAEVARRASITVTR